From the Panthera leo isolate Ple1 chromosome C1, P.leo_Ple1_pat1.1, whole genome shotgun sequence genome, one window contains:
- the LOC122227271 gene encoding phenylalanine--tRNA ligase alpha subunit-like, whose amino-acid sequence MLLSLGLPDNLCIIAWGLFLEHLMMINYGINSIQELVDHKVNLQVMCDSPLCRLNLEQDFQCEYHLCDCHFSDHWTDWILWLK is encoded by the exons ATGTTGCTGTCTCTGGGGCTTCCTGACAACCTATGCATCATTGCTTGGGGCCTCTTCCTGGAGCACCTAATGATGATCAACTATGGCATCAATAGTATCCAGGAGCTGGTGGACCACAAGGTAAACCTACAGGTGATGTGCGACAGTCCCCTGTGCCGCCTGAACCTCGAACAGGATTTCCAG tGTGAGTACCATCTTTGTGATTGCCACTTCAGTGACCATTGGACCGACTGGATTCTATGGCTGAAGTAA